Proteins encoded in a region of the Capricornis sumatraensis isolate serow.1 chromosome 12, serow.2, whole genome shotgun sequence genome:
- the F7 gene encoding coagulation factor VII isoform X1: MLPQATALALLCFLLSLRGSLQAACPPVFLPQEQALSVLHRPRRANGFLEELRPGSLERECQEELCSFEEAREIFRNEERTRQFWVSYNDGDQCASSPCQNGGSCEDQLQAYVCFCPDGFEGRNCETDKQSQLICANDNGGCEQYCGADPGAGRFCWCHEGYALQADGVSCAPTVEYPCGKIPVLEKRNGSKPQGRIVGGHVCPRGECPWQAMLKLNGALLCGGTLVGPTWVVSAAHCFDRLRSWWNLTAVLGEHDLGRVEGPEQERRVARVIVPEQYEPGKTDHDVALLQLAQPVALSDHVAPLCLPDPDFADQTLAFVRFSAVSGWGQLLERGVTARRLMVVLVPRLLTQDCLQQSRQRPGGPAVTDNMFCAGYTDGSKDACKGDSGGPHATRFRGTWFLTGVVSWGEGCAAAGHFGVYTRLSRYTAWLQRLMGHPPPRRGFLRVPLLP, encoded by the exons ATGCTGCCCCAGGCCACGGCTCTGGCCCTCCTCTGCTTTCTGCTCAGCCTGCGGGGGTCCCTGCAGGCAG CGTGCCCCCcagtcttcctgccccaggagcaGGCCCTCAGCGTCCTGCATCGGCCCCGGCGTGCCAACGGGTTCCTGGAGGAGCTGCGGCCGGGCTCGCTGGAGCGGGAGTGCCAGGAGGAACTCTGCTCCTTCGAGGAGGCCCGTGAGATCTTCCGCAACGAGGAGAGGACG AGGCAGTTCTGGGTTTCCTACAATG ATGGGGACCAGTGCGCCTCCAGCCCCTGCCAGAATGGGGGCTCCTGTGAGGACCAGCTCCAGGCCTACGTCTGCTTCTGCCCCGACGGCTTCGAGGGCCGGAACTGCGAGACGG ACAAGCAGAGCCAGCTGATCTGTGCCAACGACAACGGCGGCTGTGAGCAGTACTGTGGGGCCGACCCAGGGGCCGGGCGCTTCTGCTGGTGCCACGAGGGCTATGCACTCCAGGCAGACGGGGTGTCCTGCGCGCCCACAG TGGAATATCCGTGCGGGAAAATACCTGttctggaaaaaagaaatggcagcAAGCCCCAAGGGCGAATCGTGGGGGGCCACGTCTGCCCCAGAGGCGAGTGCCCCTGGCAG gccatgctgaagctgaatgggGCGCTGCTGTGCGGGGGCACCCTGGTGGGCCCAACCTGGGTGGTCTCTGCTGCCCACTGCTTTGACAGGCTCCGGAGCTGGTGGAACTTGACGGCTGTGCTGG GTGAGCACGACCTCGGCCGTGTGGAGGGCCCAGAGCAGGAGCGGCGGGTGGCGCGGGTCATCGTCCCTGAGCAGTACGAGCCGGGCAAGACGGACCACGACGTGGCGCTGCTGCAGCTGGCACAGCCCGTGGCCCTGAGCGACCACGTGGCACCCCTCTGCCTGCCCGACCCAGACTTCGCGGACCAGACGCTGGCCTTCGTGCGCTTCTCGGCCGTCAGCGGCTGGGGCCAGCTCCTGGAGCGCGGGGTCACCGCCCGCAGGCTCATGGTGGTGCTGGTGCCCCGGCTGCTGACCCAGGACTGCCTGCAGCAGTCGCGCCAGAGGCCCGGCGGGCCTGCGGTCACGGACAACATGTTCTGCGCCGGCTACACCGATGGCAGCAAGGACGCCTGCAAGGGGGACAGCGGCGGCCCGCACGCCACGCGCTTCCGGGGCACCTGGTTCCTGACCGGCGTCGTCAGCTGGGGTGAGGGCTGCGCAGCGGCCGGCCACTTTGGGGTCTACACGAGGCTCTCCCGCTACACGGCCTGGCTACAGCGGCTGATGGGCCACCCGCCGCCCAGACGGGGCTTCCTCCGGGTCCCGCTGCTGCCCTAg
- the F7 gene encoding coagulation factor VII isoform X2 codes for MLPQATALALLCFLLSLRGSLQAVFLPQEQALSVLHRPRRANGFLEELRPGSLERECQEELCSFEEAREIFRNEERTRQFWVSYNDGDQCASSPCQNGGSCEDQLQAYVCFCPDGFEGRNCETDKQSQLICANDNGGCEQYCGADPGAGRFCWCHEGYALQADGVSCAPTVEYPCGKIPVLEKRNGSKPQGRIVGGHVCPRGECPWQAMLKLNGALLCGGTLVGPTWVVSAAHCFDRLRSWWNLTAVLGEHDLGRVEGPEQERRVARVIVPEQYEPGKTDHDVALLQLAQPVALSDHVAPLCLPDPDFADQTLAFVRFSAVSGWGQLLERGVTARRLMVVLVPRLLTQDCLQQSRQRPGGPAVTDNMFCAGYTDGSKDACKGDSGGPHATRFRGTWFLTGVVSWGEGCAAAGHFGVYTRLSRYTAWLQRLMGHPPPRRGFLRVPLLP; via the exons ATGCTGCCCCAGGCCACGGCTCTGGCCCTCCTCTGCTTTCTGCTCAGCCTGCGGGGGTCCCTGCAGGCAG tcttcctgccccaggagcaGGCCCTCAGCGTCCTGCATCGGCCCCGGCGTGCCAACGGGTTCCTGGAGGAGCTGCGGCCGGGCTCGCTGGAGCGGGAGTGCCAGGAGGAACTCTGCTCCTTCGAGGAGGCCCGTGAGATCTTCCGCAACGAGGAGAGGACG AGGCAGTTCTGGGTTTCCTACAATG ATGGGGACCAGTGCGCCTCCAGCCCCTGCCAGAATGGGGGCTCCTGTGAGGACCAGCTCCAGGCCTACGTCTGCTTCTGCCCCGACGGCTTCGAGGGCCGGAACTGCGAGACGG ACAAGCAGAGCCAGCTGATCTGTGCCAACGACAACGGCGGCTGTGAGCAGTACTGTGGGGCCGACCCAGGGGCCGGGCGCTTCTGCTGGTGCCACGAGGGCTATGCACTCCAGGCAGACGGGGTGTCCTGCGCGCCCACAG TGGAATATCCGTGCGGGAAAATACCTGttctggaaaaaagaaatggcagcAAGCCCCAAGGGCGAATCGTGGGGGGCCACGTCTGCCCCAGAGGCGAGTGCCCCTGGCAG gccatgctgaagctgaatgggGCGCTGCTGTGCGGGGGCACCCTGGTGGGCCCAACCTGGGTGGTCTCTGCTGCCCACTGCTTTGACAGGCTCCGGAGCTGGTGGAACTTGACGGCTGTGCTGG GTGAGCACGACCTCGGCCGTGTGGAGGGCCCAGAGCAGGAGCGGCGGGTGGCGCGGGTCATCGTCCCTGAGCAGTACGAGCCGGGCAAGACGGACCACGACGTGGCGCTGCTGCAGCTGGCACAGCCCGTGGCCCTGAGCGACCACGTGGCACCCCTCTGCCTGCCCGACCCAGACTTCGCGGACCAGACGCTGGCCTTCGTGCGCTTCTCGGCCGTCAGCGGCTGGGGCCAGCTCCTGGAGCGCGGGGTCACCGCCCGCAGGCTCATGGTGGTGCTGGTGCCCCGGCTGCTGACCCAGGACTGCCTGCAGCAGTCGCGCCAGAGGCCCGGCGGGCCTGCGGTCACGGACAACATGTTCTGCGCCGGCTACACCGATGGCAGCAAGGACGCCTGCAAGGGGGACAGCGGCGGCCCGCACGCCACGCGCTTCCGGGGCACCTGGTTCCTGACCGGCGTCGTCAGCTGGGGTGAGGGCTGCGCAGCGGCCGGCCACTTTGGGGTCTACACGAGGCTCTCCCGCTACACGGCCTGGCTACAGCGGCTGATGGGCCACCCGCCGCCCAGACGGGGCTTCCTCCGGGTCCCGCTGCTGCCCTAg
- the F7 gene encoding coagulation factor VII isoform X3 — MLPQATALALLCFLLSLRGSLQADGDQCASSPCQNGGSCEDQLQAYVCFCPDGFEGRNCETDKQSQLICANDNGGCEQYCGADPGAGRFCWCHEGYALQADGVSCAPTVEYPCGKIPVLEKRNGSKPQGRIVGGHVCPRGECPWQAMLKLNGALLCGGTLVGPTWVVSAAHCFDRLRSWWNLTAVLGEHDLGRVEGPEQERRVARVIVPEQYEPGKTDHDVALLQLAQPVALSDHVAPLCLPDPDFADQTLAFVRFSAVSGWGQLLERGVTARRLMVVLVPRLLTQDCLQQSRQRPGGPAVTDNMFCAGYTDGSKDACKGDSGGPHATRFRGTWFLTGVVSWGEGCAAAGHFGVYTRLSRYTAWLQRLMGHPPPRRGFLRVPLLP, encoded by the exons ATGCTGCCCCAGGCCACGGCTCTGGCCCTCCTCTGCTTTCTGCTCAGCCTGCGGGGGTCCCTGCAGGCAG ATGGGGACCAGTGCGCCTCCAGCCCCTGCCAGAATGGGGGCTCCTGTGAGGACCAGCTCCAGGCCTACGTCTGCTTCTGCCCCGACGGCTTCGAGGGCCGGAACTGCGAGACGG ACAAGCAGAGCCAGCTGATCTGTGCCAACGACAACGGCGGCTGTGAGCAGTACTGTGGGGCCGACCCAGGGGCCGGGCGCTTCTGCTGGTGCCACGAGGGCTATGCACTCCAGGCAGACGGGGTGTCCTGCGCGCCCACAG TGGAATATCCGTGCGGGAAAATACCTGttctggaaaaaagaaatggcagcAAGCCCCAAGGGCGAATCGTGGGGGGCCACGTCTGCCCCAGAGGCGAGTGCCCCTGGCAG gccatgctgaagctgaatgggGCGCTGCTGTGCGGGGGCACCCTGGTGGGCCCAACCTGGGTGGTCTCTGCTGCCCACTGCTTTGACAGGCTCCGGAGCTGGTGGAACTTGACGGCTGTGCTGG GTGAGCACGACCTCGGCCGTGTGGAGGGCCCAGAGCAGGAGCGGCGGGTGGCGCGGGTCATCGTCCCTGAGCAGTACGAGCCGGGCAAGACGGACCACGACGTGGCGCTGCTGCAGCTGGCACAGCCCGTGGCCCTGAGCGACCACGTGGCACCCCTCTGCCTGCCCGACCCAGACTTCGCGGACCAGACGCTGGCCTTCGTGCGCTTCTCGGCCGTCAGCGGCTGGGGCCAGCTCCTGGAGCGCGGGGTCACCGCCCGCAGGCTCATGGTGGTGCTGGTGCCCCGGCTGCTGACCCAGGACTGCCTGCAGCAGTCGCGCCAGAGGCCCGGCGGGCCTGCGGTCACGGACAACATGTTCTGCGCCGGCTACACCGATGGCAGCAAGGACGCCTGCAAGGGGGACAGCGGCGGCCCGCACGCCACGCGCTTCCGGGGCACCTGGTTCCTGACCGGCGTCGTCAGCTGGGGTGAGGGCTGCGCAGCGGCCGGCCACTTTGGGGTCTACACGAGGCTCTCCCGCTACACGGCCTGGCTACAGCGGCTGATGGGCCACCCGCCGCCCAGACGGGGCTTCCTCCGGGTCCCGCTGCTGCCCTAg